A stretch of the Bacteroidota bacterium genome encodes the following:
- a CDS encoding DUF433 domain-containing protein, giving the protein MNWKQHIVSDKNILLGKPTIKGTRISVDHIISLLAQGWTEQKILDNYPRLTNEALKAVFTYIHECMQDGLLYFPSRKSA; this is encoded by the coding sequence ATGAATTGGAAACAACATATTGTATCGGATAAAAATATTTTGCTCGGAAAGCCCACCATAAAAGGCACACGGATTTCAGTTGACCATATCATTTCACTTCTTGCGCAGGGCTGGACGGAACAAAAAATTTTGGATAACTATCCCCGCCTGACGAATGAAGCATTGAAAGCGGTGTTTACATACATACACGAATGTATGCAGGATGGTTTGCTTTATTTTCCTTCCAGAAAATCCGCCTGA